The following are encoded together in the Iodobacter fluviatilis genome:
- a CDS encoding TRAP transporter small permease: protein MKILDHLEEWLIASLMAVATLVIFIAVLHRYASGAHLPIIQNWLLSINLSWAQELCIILFVWMAKFGAAYGVRTGIHVGVDVIINRLEPKYRTAFVMIGLLAGVLFTGIVAILGTQFVWGNGAHYAFNHAFGMAMGSLYEGPTTPDLEWPTWMVYSAIPLGTSLMCFRFLQVAAAFMRTGELPHHDVAHVEGLEEEEGKPA, encoded by the coding sequence ATGAAAATACTCGATCACCTGGAAGAGTGGCTGATTGCCTCTCTGATGGCGGTGGCGACGCTGGTGATTTTTATCGCCGTGCTCCACCGCTACGCCTCCGGAGCCCATCTGCCCATCATCCAAAACTGGCTGCTCAGCATCAACCTTTCTTGGGCTCAAGAGCTGTGCATTATTTTATTTGTATGGATGGCTAAATTTGGCGCGGCGTATGGGGTACGCACCGGCATTCACGTAGGTGTTGATGTGATTATTAACCGGCTAGAGCCTAAGTATCGCACCGCCTTTGTCATGATTGGCCTGCTTGCTGGCGTGCTTTTTACCGGCATTGTTGCCATCCTTGGCACGCAATTTGTGTGGGGAAATGGCGCGCATTATGCCTTTAACCATGCTTTTGGTATGGCAATGGGGAGCCTCTACGAAGGCCCAACCACCCCAGATCTAGAGTGGCCAACATGGATGGTTTACAGCGCAATTCCACTAGGCACTAGCCTAATGTGCTTCCGGTTTTTACAAGTTGCCGCCGCCTTTATGCGCACTGGCGAGCTGCCTCACCATGACGTGGCCCACGTTGAAGGCTTAGAAGAAGAAGAAGGAAAACCAGCATGA
- a CDS encoding Maf family protein: MITQTPLFRTTEAYGQFLGRDFNPLAKLLLLRTSDPDYYGIQGTAGLFISNLQGSYSGVMGLPLHDTATLLARHGLGLLAALS, from the coding sequence TTGATTACTCAAACGCCGCTCTTTCGTACTACCGAGGCGTATGGACAATTCCTCGGGCGGGACTTTAACCCGCTAGCTAAATTACTGTTACTGCGAACTTCTGACCCCGATTATTACGGCATTCAAGGCACGGCAGGACTGTTTATTTCAAACCTGCAAGGCAGCTATAGCGGCGTAATGGGTTTGCCATTACACGATACGGCCACCCTACTCGCTCGTCATGGACTAGGTTTATTAGCGGCTTTGTCTTAA
- a CDS encoding response regulator transcription factor, producing the protein MKTVYLVDDDIAVRDSLGLLLLSHGYSVHAFASGEQLLAEIHPESEGVVLLDVRMPGLSGPDVFKLLYDMGSELIVLFLSGHGDIPMAVQAIRQGAFDFLEKPCSEKQLLERINDALDVAIGRHQLRNNQQRLEKCLSSLTPREREVMDWILQGKLNKQIADEMQIAIRTVEVHRANVFAKMGVRSALDLSQLLKMA; encoded by the coding sequence ATGAAAACTGTTTATTTAGTGGATGACGATATCGCCGTGCGCGATTCACTCGGCTTATTGCTGCTGTCACATGGCTATAGCGTGCACGCCTTTGCAAGTGGCGAGCAGCTCTTGGCCGAGATTCATCCAGAGAGTGAGGGCGTGGTGCTGCTGGATGTACGCATGCCGGGCTTAAGTGGGCCAGATGTATTTAAGCTGCTGTATGACATGGGAAGTGAGCTGATTGTGCTGTTTTTATCTGGCCACGGTGATATCCCAATGGCAGTGCAAGCCATACGCCAAGGTGCCTTCGATTTTCTAGAAAAACCATGCAGCGAAAAGCAATTATTGGAGCGGATTAATGATGCTTTAGATGTAGCGATTGGCCGTCATCAGCTGAGAAATAATCAGCAACGACTAGAAAAATGCCTTAGCTCGCTCACCCCTCGTGAGCGGGAAGTGATGGATTGGATTTTACAAGGCAAGCTCAATAAACAAATTGCCGATGAGATGCAGATTGCAATTCGCACGGTAGAAGTCCACCGCGCCAACGTCTTCGCCAAAATGGGCGTGCGCTCGGCTTTGGATTTATCTCAATTATTGAAGATGGCATAA
- a CDS encoding sensor histidine kinase — translation MLTTISRYLSAHPWFLPRLALVLFLATVLGLFAYLRHGEREEARLVLISDVLWVEQNLRFVLGQSEERLAALLEQSRDGSLSEAEFRGRAHLVIGANAAITGIQLRTKNQSFSYGQRLSAEVTREPIALAKGIGRPSYTVPLYPKGMIALILAEHDLELVASIALPKLLQQQVPWWFAYKYRLAMIDVDGREVASKSKIEADDTNLSYQLPFDLVSSGLLLRITAYRHPTGLVQKLLTASVIGLALIVLFSWWRLRRQMQARILAENALREEHAFRTAMENSLSVGMRARDMQGRIVYVNPAFCGMVGYSPEELIGTLPPYPYWKQEDIAGHQAQNDIVLSGRAPHEGFESMVRHRDGHSVATRVYTTPLIDATGKQRGWMSSVVDITALKAAEAREREQEEMLRHTGKLITMGEMASTLAHELNQPLMAMSNYASAARQFANQNNQEMLDSTLSKIAGQAQRAAAVVKRIREFVQKRTPLRSYCDLNDIASNAFELIDASARSQGVRLHFNLAADLPQIHADEVLLGQVVLNLLRNALDASGEQPQSRRDVWLATSCDKDGVYLSVCDRGAGISPEVANRLFDAFFTTKSLGMGIGLNICRSILEQHQGKLWFEAHPQGGTYFYMSLPR, via the coding sequence TTGCTTACAACTATTTCACGCTATCTTAGTGCACATCCTTGGTTCTTACCAAGATTGGCCTTGGTCTTGTTTCTGGCCACGGTGCTGGGCTTATTCGCCTATTTGCGCCACGGCGAGCGTGAAGAAGCGCGGCTGGTGCTGATTAGTGATGTGTTGTGGGTAGAGCAAAACTTGCGTTTTGTATTGGGGCAATCGGAAGAACGCTTGGCTGCACTATTAGAGCAATCTCGCGATGGTAGCTTAAGCGAGGCCGAGTTTCGTGGCCGTGCTCATTTGGTTATTGGCGCAAATGCGGCGATTACCGGTATTCAACTACGCACTAAAAATCAGAGCTTTAGCTATGGTCAGCGTTTATCGGCTGAGGTCACTCGGGAGCCGATTGCCTTGGCAAAAGGAATAGGCCGGCCTAGTTATACGGTGCCGCTTTACCCTAAGGGAATGATTGCGCTGATTTTGGCTGAGCATGATTTAGAGCTAGTGGCATCGATTGCCCTGCCAAAACTCTTACAGCAACAGGTGCCGTGGTGGTTCGCTTATAAATATCGGCTGGCGATGATTGATGTGGACGGGCGGGAAGTCGCCAGTAAATCAAAAATTGAGGCCGATGATACTAATCTCAGCTATCAGCTGCCCTTTGATTTAGTAAGTAGTGGCTTACTACTGCGGATCACAGCTTACCGCCATCCTACTGGCCTCGTGCAAAAGCTGCTCACTGCCAGCGTGATAGGCTTGGCCTTGATTGTATTGTTTAGCTGGTGGCGATTGCGCCGCCAAATGCAGGCGCGGATTTTGGCAGAAAACGCCCTGCGCGAAGAACATGCGTTTCGCACCGCCATGGAAAACTCGCTCTCGGTGGGGATGCGCGCCCGAGATATGCAAGGGCGAATTGTCTACGTAAACCCAGCGTTTTGCGGCATGGTGGGTTATTCCCCCGAAGAGCTGATCGGCACGCTGCCGCCTTACCCATACTGGAAGCAGGAAGATATCGCAGGGCATCAAGCACAAAATGATATTGTGCTCAGCGGCCGCGCCCCACATGAGGGATTTGAATCGATGGTGCGCCATCGCGATGGGCATTCGGTGGCGACGCGTGTTTACACCACGCCGCTGATTGATGCTACCGGCAAGCAGCGGGGCTGGATGAGTTCGGTCGTGGATATCACGGCCTTAAAAGCCGCCGAAGCGCGGGAAAGGGAGCAGGAAGAAATGCTGCGCCATACTGGCAAGCTGATTACCATGGGTGAAATGGCATCTACCTTGGCGCACGAGCTAAATCAGCCACTGATGGCCATGAGTAACTACGCCAGCGCCGCTAGGCAGTTTGCTAATCAAAATAATCAGGAGATGCTGGATTCAACGCTTAGCAAAATTGCTGGGCAGGCTCAGCGTGCCGCCGCCGTGGTGAAGCGTATTCGCGAGTTTGTGCAAAAGCGTACCCCTCTACGCTCTTACTGTGATCTGAATGATATTGCGAGCAATGCCTTTGAATTAATCGATGCAAGCGCACGCAGCCAAGGCGTGCGACTGCACTTTAATTTGGCTGCCGACTTGCCGCAAATTCATGCGGATGAAGTGCTCTTGGGGCAGGTGGTGCTCAATTTATTACGCAATGCGTTGGATGCAAGTGGAGAGCAGCCACAAAGCCGCCGCGATGTATGGCTGGCAACCTCTTGCGATAAAGATGGCGTGTATCTTTCGGTATGCGACCGTGGTGCGGGCATTTCACCCGAAGTGGCTAATCGCTTATTTGACGCTTTTTTTACCACCAAATCACTGGGCATGGGCATAGGCTTAAATATTTGCCGCTCTATTTTGGAGCAGCACCAAGGTAAACTTTGGTTTGAAGCCCACCCGCAAGGCGGCACCTATTTTTATATGAGCTTACCGCGATGA
- a CDS encoding nucleoside/nucleotide kinase family protein translates to MIQPHYLARIDALLANGQRKLLGIVGPPGSGKSTLAQEIQQLYPEQSIVVPMDGYHLANSELARLGKAARKGAEDTFDSAGFAAMIQRLKTQPAGETIYVPEFRREIEEPIANAIPIQPDQQLIIVEGNYLLLSSGHWAKLHSLLDETWYVDVDHALRESRLIQRHMQFGRSEAAAIEWVRNTDGPNAKLIEASKERADVLFSW, encoded by the coding sequence ATGATCCAGCCCCACTATCTGGCAAGAATCGACGCCCTATTGGCCAATGGCCAGCGCAAACTACTCGGCATCGTCGGCCCGCCCGGATCGGGCAAATCGACGCTAGCACAAGAGATTCAGCAGCTTTATCCAGAGCAAAGCATAGTTGTGCCGATGGATGGTTATCATCTGGCCAATAGCGAGTTAGCCCGCCTTGGCAAAGCAGCAAGAAAAGGCGCAGAAGATACCTTTGATAGCGCAGGTTTTGCCGCAATGATTCAGCGACTAAAAACCCAGCCCGCAGGCGAAACCATCTACGTCCCCGAGTTTCGCCGCGAAATCGAAGAACCCATCGCCAACGCCATTCCTATCCAGCCTGATCAACAGCTCATCATCGTTGAAGGCAATTACCTGCTGCTGAGCAGCGGGCATTGGGCCAAATTACATAGCTTGCTCGATGAAACTTGGTATGTAGACGTAGACCACGCGCTCAGAGAATCCCGGCTTATCCAGCGCCATATGCAATTTGGCCGCAGCGAAGCCGCAGCTATCGAATGGGTACGCAACACTGACGGCCCGAATGCAAAGCTAATTGAAGCCAGCAAAGAGCGAGCGGATGTGCTGTTTAGCTGGTGA
- a CDS encoding DUF4326 domain-containing protein, producing the protein MNRILIYYPKNFKVEGFFVDKVSTLISGLEDCEIVVLNDYNGFVISNFSIKYSVKNITEDHNYKYNVNKELKTITHAIVFWDGRGIEWLVYSLFLMKISNRIIAVEVTEVANKDVGDKYDVYIGRGTPWGNPFPIGEDGMSREDVINKYRLYFEKEILTDPIKRKNILSLKGKILGCHCKPLPCHGDVIAEYLNTFKGDDD; encoded by the coding sequence ATGAATAGAATATTGATTTATTATCCAAAAAATTTTAAAGTTGAAGGTTTTTTTGTAGATAAAGTTAGTACATTGATAAGCGGTCTTGAAGATTGTGAAATTGTAGTTTTGAATGATTATAATGGTTTTGTTATTTCTAATTTTTCTATCAAATATTCGGTTAAAAATATTACTGAGGATCATAATTATAAATATAATGTAAATAAAGAATTGAAAACAATAACGCACGCAATAGTTTTTTGGGATGGAAGAGGTATTGAGTGGCTAGTTTACTCTTTATTTTTGATGAAAATATCTAATAGGATTATTGCAGTTGAGGTTACTGAAGTTGCCAATAAAGATGTAGGTGATAAATATGATGTATACATTGGAAGGGGGACTCCTTGGGGGAATCCATTTCCAATTGGTGAAGATGGAATGAGCAGAGAAGATGTAATTAATAAATATAGATTGTATTTTGAAAAAGAAATTTTGACTGATCCAATTAAAAGAAAAAATATATTATCTTTGAAGGGGAAAATTCTTGGGTGCCATTGTAAACCTTTACCTTGTCACGGAGATGTAATTGCTGAGTATTTAAATACATTTAAAGGTGATGATGATTAG
- a CDS encoding DUF488 domain-containing protein encodes MSEIFTIGFTDKSAREFFYLISQNNVKRIIDTRINTGSQLSGFAKKNDLQYFLKEICNVDYVWVADFAPTKDLLSRYRSNGITWTEYENLYVDLIIKRKVEKKYSPEFLDGSCLLCSEHQPHFCHRRLLVEYLNLSWGSSFEVKHLL; translated from the coding sequence ATGAGCGAAATATTTACAATTGGATTTACTGATAAAAGCGCTCGAGAGTTTTTTTATTTGATATCACAAAATAATGTTAAGCGTATTATTGATACTCGGATTAACACTGGCTCTCAGTTGTCTGGTTTTGCAAAAAAAAATGACTTGCAATATTTTCTAAAAGAAATATGCAATGTTGATTATGTTTGGGTCGCCGATTTTGCGCCAACAAAAGATTTACTTAGCCGTTATAGAAGTAATGGTATTACGTGGACAGAGTATGAAAATTTGTATGTCGATTTGATAATAAAAAGGAAAGTTGAAAAAAAATATTCTCCTGAATTTCTTGATGGGAGCTGTTTGTTGTGTAGTGAACATCAACCACATTTTTGCCACCGAAGATTATTAGTAGAGTACTTAAACTTATCTTGGGGATCGTCTTTTGAAGTTAAACATTTATTATGA
- a CDS encoding pilin gives MKNMQKGFTLIELMIVVAIIGILAAVAIPSYQDYTKKAKYSEVLSISDSYKQAVALCHSDLNTFAGCNAGTQGIPATPTVATTGLATGGTVSNGVINFTGTAAAGGYTFILSPSLNAQGTAITWAQSGNCLAAKYCK, from the coding sequence ATGAAAAACATGCAAAAGGGTTTTACCCTGATCGAACTGATGATTGTTGTGGCTATTATTGGTATCTTAGCTGCTGTCGCTATTCCGTCTTATCAGGATTACACCAAGAAAGCGAAGTACTCTGAAGTATTAAGTATTTCTGATTCTTACAAACAAGCTGTTGCATTATGCCACTCTGATTTGAATACCTTTGCCGGATGTAATGCAGGCACTCAGGGTATTCCTGCAACTCCCACTGTTGCTACTACTGGTTTGGCTACTGGTGGTACTGTTTCTAATGGCGTGATTAATTTTACTGGAACAGCCGCAGCAGGTGGATATACTTTTATTTTATCTCCTTCTTTGAATGCTCAAGGTACGGCAATTACTTGGGCACAATCAGGTAATTGTTTAGCTGCTAAGTACTGCAAATAA
- a CDS encoding IS3 family transposase (programmed frameshift), which produces MKKSTHFSPEVRERAVRMVIEHLAEYPSEWATLVSIASKIGCTPETLRTWCRRQGGDTVQANKNSAENERIKALEREVRELKKANEILRLASALFRTGGARPPLEIVRSFIDSHRGQHGVEPICKLLQVAPSAYRRYVARQRNPALRCQRAIRDEQLSGEVTRVWQENHQVYGAVKVWRQLKRDGHLVARCTVERLMRSLGLRGISRGKAVRTTRPDPAVACPLDHVNRQFVAERPNQLWVSDFTYVSTWQGFVYVAFVIDVFARYIVGWRVSRNMQTEFVLDALEQALWARQPEREALIHHSDRGSQYVSIRYTERLTEAGIEPSVGTTGDSYDNALAETINGLYKAEVIHRLGPWKSLESVELATLEWVSWFNHHRLLGSIGHIPPAEAEANYYRNQSEQAMLV; this is translated from the exons ATGAAGAAATCAACTCACTTTTCCCCCGAAGTCCGTGAACGAGCAGTTCGCATGGTCATTGAACACCTTGCTGAATACCCATCCGAATGGGCTACCCTCGTTTCAATTGCCAGCAAAATAGGCTGCACGCCCGAAACACTGCGCACATGGTGCCGTCGACAAGGCGGCGATACCGTTCAAGCCAACAAAAATTCAGCAGAGAACGAACGAATCAAAGCGCTGGAACGAGAAGTACGCGAACTTAAAAAGGCCAATGAAATTCTGCGCCTAGCCAGCGCGT TATTTCGCACAGGCGGAGCTCGACCGCCGCTTGAAATCGTAAGGTCATTCATCGATTCCCATCGTGGTCAGCACGGGGTCGAGCCGATCTGCAAACTGTTACAGGTCGCTCCGTCTGCCTATCGACGTTATGTCGCTCGACAGCGCAATCCCGCGTTACGTTGCCAACGTGCCATTCGTGACGAGCAACTGAGCGGTGAAGTTACGCGCGTCTGGCAAGAGAATCATCAGGTGTATGGTGCCGTCAAAGTCTGGCGGCAACTCAAGCGCGATGGGCATCTTGTGGCGCGGTGTACCGTTGAGCGTTTGATGCGCAGCCTAGGTTTGCGCGGAATATCGCGTGGTAAAGCGGTGCGCACGACACGCCCAGACCCTGCCGTTGCTTGCCCACTCGATCATGTGAACCGACAATTTGTCGCCGAACGACCGAATCAGCTCTGGGTTTCGGATTTTACCTACGTATCGACTTGGCAAGGCTTCGTGTATGTGGCGTTTGTGATTGATGTATTCGCTCGGTATATCGTGGGCTGGCGAGTGAGTCGCAATATGCAAACCGAGTTTGTGCTGGATGCGTTAGAGCAAGCCCTTTGGGCGCGGCAACCGGAGCGAGAAGCGCTGATTCATCACAGCGACCGTGGATCGCAGTATGTATCGATTAGATATACCGAGCGATTGACTGAAGCAGGCATCGAGCCATCGGTTGGTACGACCGGCGACAGTTACGACAATGCACTCGCTGAGACGATTAACGGACTCTACAAAGCGGAAGTGATTCATCGTTTGGGGCCTTGGAAAAGCCTAGAATCTGTGGAGCTAGCGACATTAGAATGGGTTTCGTGGTTCAATCACCATCGTTTGCTTGGGTCGATTGGTCATATCCCACCTGCGGAAGCAGAAGCAAATTATTATCGTAATCAAAGCGAGCAGGCCATGTTGGTCTGA
- the hisD gene encoding histidinol dehydrogenase: protein MRRLDSRSADFQSQLAALLAFETSQDPDVDTRVADILADVKARGDAAVVEYTQRFDAVPAQSMEELELTQAELKAAFERLPNVQRDALVAAAERVRKYHEHQKMASWQYTEADGTVLGQQVTALDRVGIYVPGGKASYPSSVLMNAIPAHVAGVAEIIMVVPTPRGEKNDLVLAAAYVAGVSRAFCIGGAQAVGALAFGTETVPAVDKITGPGNAYVAAAKRRVFGIVGIDMVAGPSEILVICDGTTDPDWIAMDLFSQAEHDEIAQAILLCPDKDFIQQVAASIEKLLPTMPRQDIIRASLTGRGALILVKDLHEACEIANYIAPEHLELSIATPKVYLPELRHAGAIFMGRFTSESLGDYCAGPNHVLPTARTARFASPLGVYDFQKRTSLIEVSEAGSQTLGRIASTLAHGEGLTAHARSAEYRLKD from the coding sequence TTGCGTCGCCTTGATTCTCGTTCTGCTGATTTTCAATCACAACTCGCCGCCCTGCTGGCTTTTGAAACCTCGCAAGATCCGGATGTGGATACCCGAGTTGCAGATATTCTGGCTGACGTAAAAGCACGCGGCGATGCGGCGGTGGTGGAATACACCCAGCGCTTTGATGCCGTACCTGCACAAAGCATGGAAGAGTTAGAGCTCACGCAGGCCGAGCTAAAAGCCGCTTTCGAGCGCCTGCCCAATGTGCAAAGAGATGCGCTAGTAGCCGCAGCAGAGCGAGTGCGCAAATATCACGAACATCAAAAAATGGCGTCTTGGCAATACACCGAAGCCGATGGCACGGTGCTAGGCCAGCAGGTTACCGCCTTAGATAGGGTGGGGATTTACGTGCCAGGTGGTAAGGCAAGCTATCCATCATCCGTATTAATGAATGCCATTCCCGCCCATGTAGCTGGTGTGGCCGAAATTATTATGGTGGTGCCAACACCACGCGGCGAAAAAAATGATCTGGTACTGGCCGCAGCCTATGTGGCCGGTGTCAGCCGTGCATTCTGTATTGGCGGCGCACAAGCCGTGGGCGCGCTGGCTTTTGGTACAGAAACCGTGCCTGCTGTGGATAAAATAACCGGCCCCGGCAACGCCTATGTGGCCGCAGCCAAACGCCGAGTGTTTGGTATTGTCGGCATCGATATGGTGGCTGGCCCTTCAGAGATTCTAGTAATTTGCGATGGCACAACCGATCCAGATTGGATCGCGATGGATTTATTCAGCCAAGCCGAACACGATGAAATCGCCCAAGCCATTTTGCTTTGCCCAGATAAAGATTTCATCCAGCAAGTTGCTGCCAGCATCGAAAAGCTACTCCCCACCATGCCAAGACAAGACATTATTCGCGCGTCCCTCACCGGCCGAGGCGCGCTTATCTTAGTAAAAGATTTACATGAAGCTTGCGAAATAGCCAACTATATCGCCCCAGAACACCTAGAATTGTCTATAGCTACCCCAAAAGTCTACCTACCTGAGCTGCGTCACGCGGGTGCAATCTTTATGGGGCGATTTACCAGCGAGTCTTTAGGCGATTATTGTGCTGGGCCAAACCATGTATTACCCACCGCCCGCACCGCCCGTTTTGCCAGCCCGCTAGGGGTATATGACTTTCAAAAACGCACGAGTTTGATCGAGGTTTCCGAGGCCGGTAGCCAAACCCTAGGCCGCATCGCCAGCACCCTAGCCCACGGCGAAGGGCTAACCGCCCATGCACGATCAGCGGAATATCGTTTGAAAGATTGA
- a CDS encoding TRAP transporter large permease, producing MSSTPSLIPVAEANWSIKIPALLFGSLAIIAIVGGNKAVVFCLLLALMATGMPISIALGLTVLTFLFTMTNVPIESVALKLFTGIEKFEIMAIPFFILAGNFLTHGGVARRMIDFATSMVGHFHGGLGLAGVLACALFAAVSGSSPATVVAIGSILLPAMIKQGFPRQFGAGVITTAGALGILIPPSIAMVMFSVATNTSVGALFMAGVVPGLMLAFLLGLTTWWRARKFGYPRMPKATAGERWAAFRRSVWGLMLIVVVLGGIYTGIFTPTEAAAIAAVYAFIISVFVYRDLPLSRVPKVLLDSASMSAMLLYIITNAVLFSFVMTNEGIPQAMADWLLGMGLGPITFLLAVNILLLLAGNVMEPSSIILIMAPILFPVAIKLGIDPIHFGILITVNMEVGMCHPPVGLNLYVASGITKMGITELTIAVWPWLLTMLGFLLLVTYVPAISLWLPRAMGMM from the coding sequence ATGAGCAGCACGCCCAGCCTTATCCCGGTTGCAGAGGCAAACTGGTCCATAAAAATCCCTGCCCTATTATTTGGCTCCCTCGCCATTATCGCCATCGTCGGTGGCAATAAAGCCGTTGTGTTCTGCCTGCTGCTGGCGCTGATGGCCACCGGTATGCCGATCTCCATCGCACTAGGCCTTACCGTACTTACCTTCTTATTTACCATGACCAATGTGCCTATTGAATCGGTGGCACTGAAATTGTTCACGGGGATAGAAAAATTTGAAATTATGGCCATTCCCTTCTTTATTCTGGCCGGTAATTTCCTCACCCACGGTGGCGTGGCTCGCCGCATGATCGATTTTGCCACCAGCATGGTGGGCCACTTTCATGGTGGCTTAGGTTTGGCGGGCGTACTTGCCTGCGCCTTATTTGCCGCTGTTTCAGGCTCCAGCCCAGCCACGGTGGTGGCGATTGGTTCCATCCTCTTACCCGCCATGATTAAGCAGGGGTTTCCACGTCAGTTTGGCGCAGGGGTGATCACCACAGCGGGCGCTTTGGGGATTCTGATTCCACCCTCCATCGCCATGGTGATGTTCTCGGTTGCCACCAATACCTCGGTTGGCGCACTGTTTATGGCGGGGGTTGTGCCCGGCCTGATGTTAGCGTTCCTGCTAGGGCTAACTACTTGGTGGCGTGCACGTAAATTTGGCTATCCACGTATGCCTAAAGCCACTGCGGGCGAGCGTTGGGCCGCATTTCGCCGCTCGGTATGGGGGCTAATGCTGATTGTGGTAGTGCTAGGTGGGATTTACACCGGTATTTTCACGCCTACCGAAGCCGCAGCGATTGCCGCCGTTTATGCCTTTATCATCTCCGTATTTGTCTACCGTGATCTGCCACTCAGCCGCGTGCCTAAAGTGCTGCTCGATTCGGCCAGCATGAGCGCCATGCTGCTCTATATCATTACCAACGCCGTGTTGTTCTCGTTTGTAATGACCAACGAAGGCATTCCGCAAGCCATGGCCGATTGGCTACTGGGCATGGGCCTTGGCCCGATCACCTTCTTGCTGGCCGTGAATATTCTGCTGTTGCTGGCAGGTAATGTGATGGAGCCATCGTCCATCATCCTGATCATGGCCCCTATCTTGTTCCCTGTTGCTATCAAGCTGGGGATTGATCCGATTCACTTTGGGATTTTGATCACCGTAAATATGGAAGTCGGCATGTGCCATCCGCCAGTAGGGCTAAATCTTTACGTGGCATCCGGCATCACCAAAATGGGCATCACCGAGCTCACCATCGCCGTTTGGCCGTGGCTACTCACCATGCTGGGCTTCTTACTGCTGGTAACCTATGTACCCGCCATCTCACTCTGGCTGCCAAGAGCGATGGGAATGATGTAA
- a CDS encoding TRAP transporter substrate-binding protein, translating into MRTLLAAILALTVTSSFAAEAPIVIKFSHVVAVDTPKGKAADYFKKIAEERTKGRVKVEVYPNSQLYKDKEEMEALQLGAVQMLAPSLAKFGPLGVKEFEIFDLPYIFDSYAEVDKVMKGPIGAKLFTKLETKGIKALGFWENGFKNFSSNKPIRTPNDLRGMKIRIQSSKVLDEEMRTLGALPQVMAFSEVYQALQTGVVDGTELEPSNLYTSKAFEVQKHLTLTNHGFLGYAVIVNKTFWEGLPADIRATLTTAMNDSSTYANQIAKQETDKALAAIKASGKTTIYTPTAAERAAFRKALIPVHQKMSSRFGQDLLTEIYKETAFKPVE; encoded by the coding sequence ATGCGTACTTTACTAGCGGCCATCTTGGCTCTTACTGTCACTTCTTCCTTCGCGGCTGAAGCACCGATCGTGATCAAGTTTAGCCATGTGGTTGCCGTGGATACCCCCAAGGGCAAAGCTGCTGATTACTTCAAAAAAATCGCTGAAGAGCGCACCAAGGGCCGCGTAAAAGTTGAGGTCTATCCAAACAGCCAGCTTTACAAAGACAAAGAAGAAATGGAAGCGCTGCAATTAGGCGCAGTGCAAATGTTGGCCCCTAGCCTTGCCAAATTTGGCCCGCTGGGCGTTAAAGAATTCGAGATTTTCGATCTGCCGTATATTTTTGATAGCTATGCCGAAGTCGATAAAGTGATGAAAGGCCCAATTGGTGCCAAGCTATTTACCAAGCTAGAGACCAAGGGCATTAAAGCGCTGGGTTTCTGGGAAAACGGCTTTAAGAATTTCTCCAGCAATAAACCCATACGCACTCCTAACGATTTACGCGGCATGAAAATCCGCATTCAATCCTCAAAAGTACTGGATGAAGAAATGCGCACCTTGGGCGCATTGCCACAGGTAATGGCGTTTTCTGAGGTTTACCAAGCGCTACAAACCGGTGTAGTAGATGGTACAGAGCTAGAGCCTTCCAATCTCTACACCAGCAAAGCCTTTGAAGTACAAAAACATCTCACCCTCACCAACCACGGCTTCCTTGGTTATGCCGTCATCGTCAACAAAACCTTCTGGGAAGGCCTGCCTGCAGATATTCGCGCCACACTCACCACCGCGATGAATGATTCATCGACTTACGCCAATCAGATTGCCAAGCAAGAAACTGATAAAGCACTGGCCGCCATCAAAGCCAGCGGCAAAACCACTATCTACACCCCAACCGCCGCCGAACGCGCTGCTTTTCGCAAAGCACTCATCCCCGTCCACCAAAAAATGTCCTCCCGCTTTGGCCAAGATTTGCTGACTGAGATTTACAAAGAAACAGCGTTTAAGCCGGTTGAATAA